A single region of the Oleispira antarctica RB-8 genome encodes:
- the wrbA gene encoding Multimeric flavodoxin WrbA has product MPDKKKLIIIAHAPSDNTQRMVQAVIKGANHPDITNVEVKFIAPLDAQADDIKTAQAIIIGTTENLGYMAGLIKDVFDRCYYDCLDHTQGLSFSYYIRAGHDGTGTRKALETITTGLRWRLVQEPLICKGDFDEAFITQCEELGLAMAASLDAGII; this is encoded by the coding sequence ATGCCCGATAAGAAAAAGTTAATCATTATTGCTCATGCTCCCTCTGACAATACTCAAAGGATGGTCCAGGCGGTTATTAAGGGCGCGAACCATCCCGACATTACGAATGTGGAAGTTAAGTTTATTGCTCCGCTAGATGCTCAGGCCGACGATATAAAAACCGCGCAAGCGATCATTATTGGCACCACTGAAAACTTGGGTTACATGGCTGGCCTCATCAAAGACGTTTTTGATCGGTGTTATTATGATTGCCTAGACCATACTCAGGGTCTTTCTTTTAGCTACTACATTCGTGCGGGTCATGACGGAACAGGAACACGCAAGGCACTTGAAACCATTACCACAGGATTACGCTGGCGCTTGGTGCAAGAACCTTTAATTTGTAAGGGTGATTTTGACGAGGCGTTTATTACTCAGTGCGAAGAATTAGGCTTGGCAATGGCCGCCAGCTTGGACGCGGGCATCATCTGA
- the arsH gene encoding Arsenate resistance protein ArsH, producing the protein MTHSYAPKHSIEQTLASFDKPRSTHAPRILMLYGSLRAESYSRKLTLEAAAILQSFGAEVKIYDPTELPMFDRENYDHPKVKELHELAIWSEGMVWSSPELHGTITSVIKNQIDWIPLSLGSVRPTQARTLAVMQVSGGSQSFNAVNALRILGRWMRMLTIPNQSSVAMAWKEFNDDGSMKDSSYRDRVVDVMEELFRFTLLTRDHSDFLTHRYSENKEEHAERAAKVSSESGAEGL; encoded by the coding sequence ATGACACACTCTTATGCGCCAAAGCATTCGATAGAACAGACCTTGGCCAGTTTTGATAAGCCAAGGTCAACTCATGCACCTCGCATATTAATGCTATACGGCTCATTGCGTGCAGAGTCTTATAGCAGAAAACTCACCTTAGAGGCGGCTGCTATCTTGCAAAGCTTTGGCGCAGAGGTGAAAATTTATGACCCTACTGAGTTGCCGATGTTCGATCGTGAAAACTACGATCACCCAAAAGTAAAAGAGCTGCATGAATTGGCGATCTGGTCTGAAGGTATGGTGTGGTCGAGCCCAGAGCTACATGGCACGATCACCTCAGTAATTAAAAATCAGATTGATTGGATACCGCTAAGTTTAGGCAGTGTTCGCCCAACACAAGCGCGCACTCTTGCCGTAATGCAAGTGAGTGGGGGTTCTCAATCATTTAATGCGGTGAATGCCTTGCGTATATTGGGGCGATGGATGCGGATGCTGACCATTCCTAACCAGTCTTCTGTAGCGATGGCGTGGAAAGAGTTTAACGATGATGGCTCGATGAAAGACTCATCGTATCGTGATCGTGTCGTTGATGTAATGGAAGAGCTGTTTCGATTTACCTTGCTCACTCGTGATCATTCCGACTTTCTGACTCATCGATATTCTGAAAACAAAGAAGAACATGCAGAGCGAGCGGCGAAAGTATCCTCCGAATCGGGTGCTGAGGGCTTGTAG